A stretch of Paenibacillus mucilaginosus 3016 DNA encodes these proteins:
- a CDS encoding polysaccharide deacetylase, whose amino-acid sequence MAGRRQAALSAVIRQAAIMALGIILLLLLLFPGTLRAMPEAEGNVYSTLKSGKRVDAGGEYKAAGQPTVYLTFDDGPSHLTPKFLDVLKEEGVPATFFVLGEQVEARPEVAKRIAEEGHVLGNHTYNHVYRDIYKDFSVFWEQLQHTEKAVQEAAGVRPRLVRAPGGTFGNFDAFYFYYLEQAGYQIHDWTIDSSDARRKGITADEIYGTVARGPFRQEAVVLMHDSAGHEETLKALPRIIRLFKDKGYVFAPLTPEVKPPQFSAGKPKWPRSSTPEGHAARLAEMRQISYTWRSDPAGEAPGVLHAPPSVLASGSAEGESRGPDQLDVVLDSRRLTLAKGEFEAARGGGYNVPLRELVEAMGGVVQWDAGLRTATARYAGHAVQYDFGRLELRLYRPGEATKVVPLPGMALKDGRVMVPLQGTLELLGSRILSSGGVQPGAAIAEVSARLYGNWWRLQPYQVPDLKAKAQV is encoded by the coding sequence ATGGCGGGCAGAAGGCAGGCGGCTTTATCCGCAGTAATCCGACAGGCTGCAATCATGGCGTTAGGCATCATCCTGCTTCTGCTGCTGCTCTTCCCAGGGACGCTTCGGGCCATGCCTGAGGCGGAGGGGAACGTATACTCCACGCTGAAATCCGGCAAGAGGGTGGATGCCGGCGGAGAGTATAAGGCAGCCGGCCAGCCGACCGTCTACCTCACCTTCGATGACGGACCGAGCCACTTGACGCCTAAATTCCTCGATGTGCTGAAGGAGGAAGGGGTGCCGGCGACTTTCTTCGTCCTGGGAGAGCAGGTGGAAGCGAGACCCGAAGTGGCGAAGCGGATTGCGGAGGAAGGCCACGTACTCGGCAACCACACGTACAACCATGTGTACCGCGATATTTACAAGGACTTCTCCGTCTTCTGGGAGCAGCTGCAGCATACGGAGAAGGCGGTGCAGGAGGCGGCAGGTGTCCGGCCCCGGCTGGTCCGCGCCCCTGGAGGCACGTTCGGAAACTTCGACGCCTTCTATTTCTACTATCTGGAGCAGGCCGGTTATCAGATTCACGACTGGACGATCGACAGCTCGGATGCCCGCAGGAAGGGCATAACAGCTGATGAGATATATGGAACCGTAGCCCGGGGACCCTTCCGGCAGGAAGCGGTCGTGCTCATGCATGACAGCGCGGGGCATGAAGAAACGTTGAAAGCGCTGCCTCGGATCATCCGGCTGTTCAAGGACAAAGGCTATGTCTTCGCTCCGCTCACTCCCGAGGTGAAGCCGCCCCAGTTCTCCGCAGGCAAGCCCAAATGGCCCCGCAGCAGCACGCCGGAAGGCCATGCCGCCCGGCTGGCCGAGATGCGGCAGATCAGCTACACCTGGCGAAGCGATCCGGCCGGGGAGGCGCCGGGTGTTCTGCATGCGCCGCCAAGCGTGCTCGCATCCGGCTCGGCGGAAGGGGAATCCAGAGGACCGGACCAACTCGATGTCGTACTGGATTCCAGGCGCCTGACGCTGGCTAAAGGAGAGTTCGAGGCGGCGAGAGGAGGAGGCTACAACGTACCTTTGCGGGAGCTGGTGGAAGCGATGGGAGGCGTAGTGCAGTGGGATGCCGGTCTGCGCACCGCAACCGCCCGTTATGCAGGGCATGCGGTCCAGTATGATTTCGGCCGTCTGGAGCTGCGGCTGTACAGACCCGGTGAGGCAACGAAGGTCGTGCCGCTGCCGGGGATGGCACTGAAGGACGGCAGGGTCATGGTACCGCTCCAAGGAACACTGGAGCTCCTCGGCAGCCGGATTCTCTCGTCAGGAGGAGTGCAGCCCGGGGCGGCCATCGCGGAAGTGAGTGCCCGTCTCTACGGCAACTGGTGGCGGCTGCAGCCTTACCAAGTCCCTGATCTGAAGGCGAAAGCGCAAGTCTAA
- a CDS encoding AAA family ATPase: protein MTHSPFAPDSPQALIEKIIYQVEKVIVGKRDVVEKLMTALLCGGHVLLEDVPGVGKTMLVRALARAVDGSFKRIQCTPDLLPSDLTGVSVYNQRTADFEFRPGPLLAQIVLADELNRTSPRTQAALLEAMEEKRITVDGMTYPLPQPFFILATQNPLDFEGTYPLPEAQLDRFLLKLRLGYPGPREEVEMLGRMEEIHPLAAVRTVVLQEEFTALQKEVRGVHVDETIKQYIVGLTTATRTHADVALGASPRASIALMQASQALAFQRGRGYVIPDDVKELAVPVLAHRLMLTPGAAVAGRTAEGVIDAIAGTAAVPVRRPAAG, encoded by the coding sequence ATGACCCATTCCCCCTTTGCCCCGGATTCACCGCAGGCTCTTATTGAGAAGATTATTTATCAGGTTGAGAAAGTCATTGTAGGCAAACGTGATGTGGTGGAAAAGCTGATGACGGCCCTGCTCTGCGGGGGGCATGTGCTCCTCGAGGACGTGCCGGGCGTCGGCAAAACGATGCTGGTGCGGGCGCTGGCCCGGGCCGTCGACGGCAGCTTCAAACGGATTCAATGCACGCCGGACCTGCTGCCTTCCGACCTGACGGGTGTGTCCGTATACAACCAGCGGACAGCCGACTTTGAATTCCGGCCGGGCCCGCTGCTGGCGCAGATCGTCCTGGCCGACGAGCTCAACCGGACCTCGCCGCGGACCCAGGCGGCCCTGCTCGAAGCGATGGAAGAGAAGCGGATTACGGTGGACGGGATGACCTACCCGCTGCCCCAGCCGTTCTTCATCCTGGCGACACAGAATCCGCTCGACTTTGAAGGCACCTATCCCCTGCCGGAGGCGCAGCTCGACCGCTTCCTGCTGAAGCTGAGGCTCGGTTACCCGGGTCCGCGCGAGGAGGTCGAGATGCTGGGCCGAATGGAGGAGATCCATCCGCTGGCGGCCGTCCGGACGGTCGTGCTGCAGGAGGAGTTCACCGCCCTGCAAAAGGAAGTTCGTGGGGTTCATGTCGATGAGACGATCAAGCAGTACATCGTCGGCCTGACGACGGCTACGCGGACGCATGCCGATGTCGCGCTCGGGGCGAGTCCGCGGGCTTCCATCGCCCTGATGCAGGCCTCCCAGGCACTGGCCTTCCAGCGCGGGCGGGGCTACGTCATCCCCGATGACGTCAAGGAGCTGGCGGTGCCCGTTCTGGCCCACCGGCTGATGCTGACGCCGGGGGCTGCGGTGGCCGGCCGTACCGCCGAAGGCGTGATCGATGCGATTGCCGGAACGGCAGCGGTGCCGGTACGCCGGCCCGCAGCCGGCTAG
- a CDS encoding DUF58 domain-containing protein, with translation MRSVLLFLGWLAGAGWSAAWAFLWGGRTAWFMFYAMAFLLLYTGGLLWSARRGVRVEAGQGSGAAPVSGEEQDRTVEHGDPVHLIYSVRFPSGWAPGIWVLLEEAWVHQGTGERHLVRMASPLRRSGADLQGGLPPLRRGCYRREVQEVRLSDAFGLLQVKVGVVERTAAAADKVRTGEPGVQAASLESALPGEKKAARTDSRRGAVSGKNAGQTAGWAATSDEDPTGGGQIWVLPRCHSAAAWPAGSLGDGRPVQRRAWSAAEVPQLSGTRPYAPGDPLRRIHWRSSARTGDLRAKELEPPGPGRQLVLLDAAGAGGSEGAALWADPLLTAAAEAAAGLLRRSLAEGRRVRLAVSDAQGSAAEAHGSARLAGLLRLLAAVPRGGAAADSGGGSFAALVLREARSAAGGALTLVTARADAQLPQVLRRLPKGAAGVVFVHGPGELPEHVHAWKRQLEALGCPVTLVPAGTAPVPVPAAEGGARHAVWGT, from the coding sequence ATGCGGAGCGTGCTGTTGTTTCTCGGCTGGCTGGCGGGTGCCGGCTGGTCTGCGGCCTGGGCCTTCCTCTGGGGAGGCCGGACGGCCTGGTTTATGTTCTACGCGATGGCCTTTCTGCTTCTGTATACCGGAGGCCTCCTGTGGTCGGCACGCAGGGGCGTACGGGTAGAAGCGGGGCAGGGGAGCGGGGCGGCTCCGGTCTCTGGAGAGGAGCAGGACCGGACTGTGGAGCATGGGGACCCGGTGCACCTAATCTATAGTGTGCGGTTTCCCTCCGGGTGGGCGCCGGGGATCTGGGTGCTGCTCGAAGAGGCTTGGGTGCATCAGGGCACCGGAGAGCGGCATCTGGTGCGGATGGCGTCTCCCCTGCGGCGCAGTGGAGCGGACCTGCAGGGCGGGCTGCCGCCGCTGAGGCGGGGCTGCTACCGGCGTGAAGTGCAGGAAGTGCGGCTCAGCGATGCGTTCGGGCTGCTGCAGGTCAAGGTGGGCGTGGTGGAGAGGACGGCCGCCGCGGCTGACAAGGTTAGAACAGGGGAGCCCGGGGTTCAGGCGGCGAGCCTTGAATCCGCCCTGCCGGGAGAAAAGAAAGCGGCACGGACGGACTCCCGCCGTGGGGCTGTGAGCGGGAAGAACGCTGGTCAGACGGCCGGCTGGGCGGCAACTTCCGATGAGGACCCGACTGGCGGCGGTCAGATCTGGGTGCTGCCCCGGTGCCACAGTGCGGCGGCATGGCCAGCAGGCTCGCTTGGCGACGGCCGGCCGGTTCAGCGGCGGGCCTGGTCTGCCGCCGAGGTGCCGCAGCTCAGCGGCACCCGGCCTTATGCGCCGGGCGATCCGCTCCGCCGGATCCATTGGCGCAGCAGCGCGCGCACGGGCGACCTGCGTGCGAAGGAGCTGGAGCCGCCCGGGCCGGGCCGGCAGCTCGTGCTCTTGGACGCGGCCGGAGCCGGGGGGAGCGAAGGAGCCGCCCTGTGGGCGGATCCTTTGCTCACGGCGGCGGCGGAGGCCGCGGCGGGGCTCCTGCGGCGCAGTCTCGCCGAGGGGCGGCGCGTGCGCCTCGCGGTGAGCGACGCGCAGGGCAGCGCCGCGGAGGCGCACGGCAGCGCCCGCCTGGCCGGGCTGCTGCGCTTGCTGGCGGCGGTGCCGCGCGGCGGGGCAGCCGCGGACAGCGGCGGCGGAAGCTTCGCCGCGCTCGTGCTTCGCGAGGCCCGCTCGGCCGCGGGAGGCGCGCTCACGCTCGTGACGGCGCGCGCCGATGCGCAGCTGCCGCAGGTGCTGCGGCGGCTGCCGAAGGGCGCCGCCGGCGTCGTGTTCGTGCACGGCCCGGGGGAGCTCCCGGAGCACGTGCACGCCTGGAAGCGGCAGCTCGAGGCGCTCGGCTGCCCGGTGACGCTGGTGCCGGCAGGGACGGCTCCGGTACCCGTGCCGGCCGCGGAAGGAGGTGCCCGCCATGCCGTATGGGGCACCTGA
- a CDS encoding transglutaminase-like domain-containing protein: MPYGAPEAVPAGHTTGTTAAARRAAEPSLLGWGADAALTLLLFLLLVEWLYPLRLLVYVTEVYAIGPFVLTFALLLLADTFRLPAWAVWPVKAAWIITVTAWLHAGGTLPSVLWWEQWGHELLSDAQEGLRGELAGWEPATRTLLFLSGWAFFLSVVQSFVLERRSMLWFGGLTLFYLGAIEWIFGVDMGYAALRSAGWTLLLQSCLQSARWDRWRWAERVSSAPALQERAGRGTLAAGVVLAACCLLCGWFGTLLHPGAVRPPDWSAAIRALEQGVQGKSWIPEGRGTSAQTGYGADDTKLGHPLTPDSSPAFTAVTPRLTYWRGEAKSFYTGQGWTEPEGELTQDLAAGASPVGVPSAGGTLRQQVTVQARSLNRQLFAGGTVTAVTEMTSESGLAIPSSWVWKEKGADRFTLPALSDPMVSYTVESRLPAEEDAVRTALPSAYPPEILQRYLQLPDSVSARVRALAQGLSENGTSPYAKVKAVEHYLQSQFAYSLQNTRAAEPGEDLVDRFLFEQKTGYCDHFSSSMVVLLRASGIPARWVKGFTPGEVMAVTTEGGGKPSYTVQVRQRDAHSWVEVYFPQHGWVAFDPTPALPAAQQAEGQEAAAAAPAAEIAAPGESVWQQVRTWLAAGREAVLQGAAAGLTALREESGPLLRRLLAAASPYAIPASGAAALALAALAAYALWRQYRRLPALPGFGLLPGLRRAVRLAFAERLWRRLQRAHGRAAPAQTLREYAASRRCAGEAQQAALLQLAQLLEALRYADPRAPEARVTRRTLTEAWRHVKRSRRL; this comes from the coding sequence ATGCCGTATGGGGCACCTGAAGCTGTGCCGGCAGGGCACACGACCGGGACCACGGCCGCTGCCCGCCGGGCGGCAGAACCTTCGCTGCTCGGGTGGGGAGCGGATGCCGCACTGACCCTGCTGCTCTTCCTGCTGCTCGTGGAGTGGCTGTACCCTCTCCGGCTGCTCGTCTATGTAACGGAAGTGTATGCAATCGGTCCGTTCGTGCTCACTTTCGCTCTGCTGCTTCTCGCCGATACGTTCCGTCTGCCGGCCTGGGCGGTATGGCCGGTGAAAGCGGCCTGGATCATCACGGTGACGGCCTGGCTGCATGCCGGCGGAACCCTGCCTTCCGTGCTCTGGTGGGAGCAGTGGGGGCATGAGCTGCTCTCGGATGCGCAGGAGGGGCTGCGGGGGGAGCTGGCCGGCTGGGAGCCGGCGACGCGGACCCTGCTGTTCCTCTCGGGGTGGGCCTTCTTCCTCTCTGTGGTGCAGTCCTTCGTATTGGAGCGCAGGAGCATGCTCTGGTTCGGCGGGCTGACGCTCTTCTATCTTGGAGCAATCGAATGGATCTTCGGCGTCGATATGGGCTACGCCGCGCTGCGGAGCGCTGGCTGGACGCTGCTGCTGCAGAGCTGCCTGCAGAGCGCCCGCTGGGACCGGTGGCGGTGGGCTGAGAGGGTTTCCTCCGCTCCGGCACTTCAGGAGCGGGCCGGACGGGGGACGTTGGCCGCAGGAGTAGTGCTGGCCGCCTGCTGTCTGCTCTGCGGCTGGTTCGGTACGCTGCTCCATCCCGGAGCGGTTCGCCCGCCGGATTGGTCGGCGGCGATCCGTGCGCTGGAGCAAGGGGTTCAAGGGAAATCTTGGATCCCGGAAGGCCGGGGTACGTCGGCCCAGACCGGGTACGGAGCCGACGATACGAAGCTGGGACATCCGCTCACGCCGGACAGCAGCCCGGCATTCACGGCGGTGACCCCGCGGCTGACGTATTGGCGCGGGGAGGCCAAGAGCTTTTATACCGGGCAGGGGTGGACGGAGCCAGAGGGAGAGCTGACGCAGGATCTTGCCGCAGGAGCTTCACCCGTAGGCGTCCCGTCCGCCGGGGGAACCCTGCGTCAGCAGGTGACCGTACAGGCGCGGAGCCTGAACCGGCAGCTCTTTGCCGGCGGTACGGTGACCGCCGTGACGGAGATGACGTCGGAGAGCGGGCTGGCCATTCCCTCTTCCTGGGTCTGGAAGGAGAAGGGGGCGGACCGGTTCACCCTGCCGGCGCTCAGTGACCCGATGGTCTCCTATACCGTAGAGTCCAGGCTTCCGGCCGAAGAGGATGCGGTAAGGACTGCACTCCCGTCAGCCTATCCGCCGGAGATTCTTCAGCGCTATCTGCAGCTCCCGGACTCCGTTTCGGCCCGAGTCAGGGCTCTGGCGCAAGGCCTGTCCGAGAATGGCACATCGCCGTATGCCAAGGTCAAGGCGGTGGAGCACTATCTCCAATCGCAGTTTGCGTACAGCCTGCAGAATACCCGGGCGGCTGAGCCCGGGGAGGATCTCGTGGACCGCTTCCTGTTCGAGCAGAAGACAGGGTACTGCGACCACTTCTCCTCTTCGATGGTGGTGCTGCTCCGGGCGAGCGGCATCCCCGCCCGCTGGGTGAAGGGATTCACCCCCGGTGAAGTGATGGCTGTCACGACCGAGGGCGGCGGGAAGCCGAGCTATACCGTCCAGGTCCGGCAGCGGGATGCCCATTCCTGGGTCGAAGTGTACTTCCCGCAGCACGGCTGGGTGGCCTTCGATCCCACGCCTGCCCTGCCGGCGGCGCAGCAGGCGGAAGGGCAGGAAGCGGCTGCGGCTGCTCCGGCCGCTGAGATTGCCGCCCCCGGGGAATCCGTGTGGCAGCAGGTGCGTACCTGGCTGGCTGCCGGCCGGGAGGCGGTACTGCAGGGCGCCGCAGCCGGGCTCACGGCACTGCGCGAAGAGAGCGGGCCGCTGCTCCGGCGGCTGCTGGCGGCTGCGTCCCCTTACGCCATCCCGGCGTCGGGCGCAGCGGCCCTCGCTTTGGCGGCGCTTGCCGCGTACGCGCTCTGGCGGCAGTACCGCCGTCTCCCCGCGCTGCCGGGCTTCGGCCTGCTGCCAGGCCTGCGCCGCGCGGTGCGCCTCGCCTTCGCGGAGCGGCTGTGGCGCCGCCTGCAGCGGGCCCACGGCCGGGCGGCACCGGCGCAGACGCTGCGCGAGTACGCCGCATCCCGGCGCTGTGCCGGCGAGGCGCAGCAGGCCGCGCTGCTGCAGCTCGCGCAGCTGCTTGAGGCGCTGCGCTACGCCGACCCGCGGGCGCCCGAAGCGCGCGTGACGCGCCGCACGCTGACGGAGGCGTGGCGGCACGTGAAGCGCAGCCGGCGGCTCTAG
- the guaA gene encoding glutamine-hydrolyzing GMP synthase: MDKPNEIIVVLDFGGQYNQLIARRIRDLGVYSELLPFNTPADKIRELQPKGIVFSGGPASVYGEASPLVDPAVYDLGVPILGICYGMQMMAHQLNGKVEGALKREYGKAEVDFAEGCGLTHGLESRQTVWMSHSDLVVQAPEGFVVDAGTEHAPIAAMSHPDRKLYAVQFHPEVQHSVYGNEMIRNFLYKICECEGTWSMETFIEDTVREIREQVGDQKVLCALSGGVDSSVVAMLIHKAIGDQLTCMFIDHGLLRKDEAESVMDTFVGKFDMKVVKIDARERFLGKLAGVDDPEQKRKIIGTEFIRVFEEESAQFDDFAFLAQGTLYTDIVESGTATAQTIKSHHNVGGLPEDMKFKLVEPLKALFKDEVRKVGEECGLPEAIVWRQPFPGPGLAIRVLGEVTEEKLTIVRESDAILRDEIAKAGLNREIWQYFTALPNMKSVGVMGDARTYSYTVGIRAVTSIDGMTADWARIPWDVLEKISVRIVNEVDNVNRIVYDITSKPPATIEWE; this comes from the coding sequence ATGGACAAGCCGAATGAAATTATCGTGGTGCTCGACTTCGGGGGGCAGTACAACCAGTTGATCGCGCGCCGCATCCGTGACCTTGGCGTTTACAGCGAACTGCTGCCTTTCAATACGCCGGCGGACAAAATTCGGGAACTGCAGCCTAAAGGTATCGTATTCTCGGGGGGACCAGCCAGCGTGTACGGGGAAGCTTCTCCGCTGGTAGACCCTGCCGTATATGATCTCGGCGTGCCGATCCTCGGGATCTGCTACGGGATGCAAATGATGGCCCACCAGCTGAACGGCAAGGTGGAAGGCGCGCTGAAGCGCGAGTACGGCAAGGCGGAGGTGGACTTCGCGGAAGGCTGCGGGCTGACTCACGGGCTCGAGAGCCGGCAGACGGTATGGATGAGCCACAGCGATCTCGTGGTGCAGGCGCCGGAAGGCTTCGTAGTCGATGCAGGTACCGAACATGCGCCGATCGCCGCGATGAGCCACCCGGACCGCAAGCTCTATGCCGTCCAGTTCCATCCGGAAGTGCAGCACTCCGTCTACGGCAACGAAATGATCCGCAACTTCCTCTACAAGATCTGCGAGTGCGAAGGCACATGGAGCATGGAGACTTTCATCGAGGACACGGTGCGTGAGATCCGCGAGCAGGTCGGCGACCAGAAGGTGCTCTGTGCGCTGAGCGGCGGCGTGGACTCCTCGGTTGTGGCCATGCTGATCCACAAGGCGATCGGCGACCAGCTGACATGTATGTTCATCGACCACGGCCTGCTTCGCAAGGACGAGGCGGAGAGCGTCATGGACACGTTCGTCGGCAAGTTCGACATGAAGGTCGTCAAGATCGACGCGCGCGAGCGGTTCCTCGGCAAGCTGGCCGGTGTGGACGATCCGGAGCAGAAGCGCAAAATTATCGGTACGGAGTTCATCCGCGTCTTCGAGGAAGAGTCGGCACAGTTCGACGACTTCGCTTTCCTGGCGCAGGGCACATTGTACACGGACATCGTGGAGAGCGGCACGGCTACGGCGCAGACGATCAAGTCGCACCACAACGTGGGCGGTCTGCCTGAAGACATGAAGTTCAAGCTCGTGGAGCCGCTGAAGGCGCTCTTCAAGGACGAAGTCCGCAAGGTGGGCGAGGAGTGCGGTCTGCCGGAGGCGATCGTATGGCGCCAGCCGTTCCCGGGTCCGGGTCTTGCGATCCGCGTGCTGGGCGAAGTGACCGAGGAGAAGCTGACCATCGTGCGCGAGTCCGATGCGATTCTCCGCGACGAGATCGCCAAAGCGGGCCTGAACCGCGAGATCTGGCAGTACTTCACCGCGCTGCCTAACATGAAGAGTGTAGGCGTTATGGGTGACGCCCGTACGTACTCGTACACGGTCGGCATCCGTGCCGTAACGTCCATTGACGGCATGACCGCCGACTGGGCTCGTATTCCTTGGGATGTGCTCGAGAAGATCTCCGTGCGCATCGTCAACGAGGTCGATAACGTCAACCGGATTGTATACGACATCACTTCGAAGCCGCCGGCTACGATCGAGTGGGAATAG
- a CDS encoding NCS2 family permease encodes MDRFFKLKENGTTVRTEVMAGLTTFMTMAYILAVNPNILSAFGSGATGMDWTSVFLATAIAAGVMTIAMGLFVNFPVALAPGMGLNAYFATVILASQGTFTYQMGLTAVFISGLIFIVLTVTKVRQMLLVAVPDSLKHAITVGIGLFIAIVGLKNSGLMTIAVEASNDIAKGKYTDLLSFESVIHIGSMHDVNVILCIVGLVLISALMVLKVRGAILFGILLTTVVGAFMHNPDGSSVVNFANLGRPETTWVPDLSKLTFGHFDFAGILNAGIISVIATFTFVELFDTFGTLVGTANRAGMMKDKVEGNKRVGKAMMVDAVGVSTGALVGTSTVTAFVESAAGVAEGGRTGLTAVTTGVCFLLALFLAPVAALIPGSATAAALIVVGVLMMQSVREIDFQDLVYGIPAFFIVALMPFTYNIANGISFGIVSYVLLATVANVGAKGQYKVHWMMWLLAVLVVARYAFLGGE; translated from the coding sequence ATGGATCGTTTCTTTAAGCTGAAGGAGAACGGAACCACGGTACGCACCGAAGTGATGGCCGGTCTGACGACGTTCATGACGATGGCGTACATCCTGGCCGTCAACCCGAACATTCTCAGTGCGTTCGGATCCGGGGCGACGGGCATGGACTGGACCTCGGTCTTCCTGGCGACGGCGATTGCGGCCGGCGTCATGACGATTGCGATGGGCCTCTTCGTGAACTTCCCGGTTGCACTCGCTCCGGGAATGGGTCTTAATGCTTACTTCGCTACGGTGATCTTGGCTTCGCAGGGTACGTTTACGTACCAGATGGGACTTACGGCTGTTTTTATCTCCGGTCTGATTTTCATTGTGCTGACGGTGACCAAGGTCCGTCAGATGCTGCTCGTAGCCGTACCGGACTCGCTCAAGCATGCGATTACGGTCGGGATCGGGCTGTTCATCGCCATCGTCGGATTGAAGAACAGCGGTTTGATGACGATAGCCGTTGAAGCTTCGAATGATATTGCCAAAGGCAAGTACACCGATCTGCTCTCCTTCGAATCGGTCATTCATATCGGAAGCATGCATGATGTGAATGTCATTCTCTGCATCGTGGGTCTGGTGCTGATTTCGGCGCTCATGGTGCTCAAAGTTCGCGGTGCCATTCTGTTCGGGATTCTGCTCACCACGGTGGTCGGTGCCTTCATGCACAATCCCGATGGCTCATCTGTAGTGAACTTTGCGAATCTGGGCCGCCCTGAAACGACTTGGGTTCCGGATCTGAGCAAGCTGACGTTCGGTCACTTTGATTTTGCAGGGATTCTCAACGCGGGGATTATCTCGGTCATTGCGACATTTACGTTCGTCGAATTGTTCGATACGTTCGGTACGCTCGTGGGTACGGCCAACCGGGCGGGCATGATGAAAGACAAGGTGGAAGGCAACAAACGCGTCGGCAAGGCGATGATGGTCGATGCCGTAGGTGTCAGCACCGGTGCGCTGGTCGGTACCAGTACGGTAACGGCATTCGTTGAGAGCGCGGCAGGGGTAGCCGAGGGCGGACGCACGGGACTTACAGCTGTGACGACCGGCGTGTGCTTCCTGCTTGCGCTGTTCCTCGCTCCTGTGGCTGCCTTGATTCCGGGTTCCGCTACCGCAGCGGCTCTGATTGTCGTCGGTGTTCTCATGATGCAATCCGTCCGCGAGATCGACTTCCAGGACCTCGTGTATGGTATTCCGGCTTTCTTCATCGTGGCGCTGATGCCGTTCACGTACAACATTGCCAACGGGATTTCGTTCGGTATCGTGTCCTATGTGCTGCTGGCGACCGTAGCCAATGTAGGGGCCAAAGGCCAGTACAAAGTACACTGGATGATGTGGCTGCTGGCCGTGCTGGTTGTAGCGCGGTACGCTTTCCTCGGCGGGGAATAA
- a CDS encoding 2-isopropylmalate synthase produces MRKIMIFDTTLRDGEQAPGATLTPQQKIVIARQLAKQGVDVIEPGFPISSPGDFAAVEQISREITGVEICGFARAVKGDIDAAVKATRDAERRRLHMFLSSSSIHLDFQLRKSREQAIAMAREMVAYGKQFVDRIEFSPMDATRTGDEFLFEMIEAVIAEGATIINIPDTVGYALPDEYGAMFTRVMQNVRGSDRVEFSAHCHNDLGLAVANSLAAIKAGVSQVEVTVNGVGERAGNCSMEELVMALETRGNAMGAVTGIRTEEIFATSQMVSRAMSFPIAFNKPVVGRNAFQHEAGIHQDGLLKNRNTYEIMDPERLGVPRSMIILGKHSGRHAIRHRVSELGVELTDEQMEDFYASFKSLADSQKVVHDHQLMQLIGDAVNRVMEPYTLVSTQLVTGTAGHRVASCTIRSEATGEEKTYTGTGEGPVEAVVAGIKQALPFAVEFADLELYSLSSGEEASGEAIVTVRRDGASYRGIAAHRDILMAAAHAFMAACNQAAREAGEGQEQAEQAQVRIS; encoded by the coding sequence ATGAGAAAAATTATGATTTTCGACACGACCTTGAGAGACGGAGAACAGGCGCCGGGAGCGACGCTCACACCGCAGCAGAAGATCGTGATTGCGCGGCAGCTCGCGAAGCAGGGCGTGGACGTCATTGAGCCGGGATTCCCAATCTCCAGCCCCGGGGACTTCGCCGCGGTGGAACAGATCTCCAGGGAAATAACCGGGGTGGAGATCTGCGGCTTCGCCCGCGCCGTCAAGGGGGATATCGATGCCGCTGTGAAAGCGACACGGGATGCGGAGCGCCGCCGTCTGCATATGTTCCTCTCCTCGTCGAGCATTCATCTGGACTTCCAGCTGCGCAAATCGCGGGAGCAGGCCATTGCGATGGCCCGGGAGATGGTGGCCTACGGCAAGCAGTTCGTAGACCGCATCGAATTCTCGCCCATGGATGCCACGCGCACCGGTGACGAGTTCCTCTTCGAGATGATCGAGGCGGTCATTGCCGAGGGAGCGACAATCATCAATATCCCGGACACGGTAGGCTACGCGCTTCCGGATGAGTACGGAGCCATGTTCACGCGGGTGATGCAGAATGTGCGGGGCAGCGACCGGGTTGAATTCAGCGCCCACTGTCACAACGACCTGGGGCTGGCGGTGGCGAACTCCCTGGCGGCCATCAAGGCGGGGGTCTCCCAGGTGGAGGTTACGGTGAATGGCGTAGGAGAGCGTGCCGGCAACTGCTCGATGGAGGAGCTGGTCATGGCACTCGAGACCCGGGGGAATGCCATGGGGGCGGTGACGGGCATCCGCACCGAAGAGATCTTCGCCACCTCACAGATGGTCTCCCGGGCGATGAGCTTCCCGATCGCCTTCAACAAGCCGGTAGTCGGCCGCAACGCCTTCCAGCATGAAGCCGGCATCCACCAGGACGGCCTGCTCAAGAACCGGAATACCTACGAGATCATGGATCCGGAGCGGCTGGGGGTACCGCGCAGCATGATCATCCTCGGCAAGCATTCCGGACGCCATGCGATCCGCCACCGGGTAAGCGAGCTGGGCGTGGAGCTGACCGACGAGCAGATGGAGGACTTCTACGCTTCCTTCAAGAGCCTGGCGGACAGCCAGAAGGTCGTTCACGACCATCAGCTCATGCAGCTGATTGGGGACGCGGTGAACCGGGTAATGGAACCGTACACGCTGGTATCCACCCAGCTCGTGACCGGAACGGCCGGACACCGCGTCGCCTCGTGCACGATCCGCAGCGAAGCGACCGGGGAAGAGAAGACTTATACGGGGACCGGCGAAGGCCCTGTCGAGGCGGTTGTGGCCGGCATCAAGCAGGCGCTGCCCTTCGCCGTCGAGTTCGCTGATCTGGAGCTGTACTCTTTGTCCTCGGGCGAAGAAGCCAGCGGAGAAGCGATCGTTACCGTACGCAGGGACGGTGCTTCTTATCGGGGGATTGCCGCTCACCGGGATATCCTCATGGCCGCCGCACACGCCTTCATGGCTGCATGCAACCAAGCGGCCCGGGAGGCCGGAGAAGGGCAGGAGCAGGCTGAGCAAGCGCAGGTCCGGATCTCCTGA